One window from the genome of Diabrotica virgifera virgifera chromosome 6, PGI_DIABVI_V3a encodes:
- the LOC126887265 gene encoding zinc finger protein 235-like isoform X2 → MMKTPEEDLGRYIEERTLSKNINVQTGTAPYTCAICLKQFTAACTLKLHMVTHTGEKPYKCDTCLKQFTAPSGLKSHMVTHTGEKPYKCDICLKQFNDASNLRRHVITHTGLKPYKCEICFKQFTHANHLKLHMMTHTGEKPYECDICFKQFTQAVPLKSHMMTHTGEKPYKCDICLKQFTYASSLKSHMMSHTGEKPYKCDICFKQFTQPGLLKSHTMTHTGENPYKCEICLKPFTQAGHFKSHIMTHTGVNLHRCEICLKQFTAASALKRHSRIHTGEKPYKCKICFKQFTQSSNLKSHVMTHTGESPYKCDICFKPFTKTNNLKSHMMTHTGEKPYKCDICLKHFAQAINLKTHLRTHTGEKAYTCDICLKQFSQTGHLKSHMTTHTKENLTDV, encoded by the coding sequence ATGATGAAAACACCTGAAGAAGATTTGGGTAGATACATTGAAGAAAGAACATTAAGTAAAAACATAAACGTTCAAACTGGAACAGCACCTTACACATgtgcaatttgtttaaaacaatttacaGCAGCATGTACTCTGAAATTACATATGGtgactcacactggagaaaagccttataagtgtgataCTTGTTTGAAACAGTTTACTGCACCAAGTGGTCTGAAATCACATATGGTGACTCACAcaggagaaaagccttacaagtgtgatatttgtttaaagcagtttaatGATGCAAGTAATTTGAGAAGACATGTGATAACACACACTGGACTaaagccttacaagtgcgagatttgttttaagcagtttactcacGCCAATCATTTGAAACTACATatgatgactcacactggagaaaagccttatgagtgtgatatttgttttaagcagtttactcaagCCGTTCCTTTGAAATCACACatgatgactcacactggagaaaaaccttacaagtgcgatATTTGTCTTAAGCAGTTTACTTATGCCAGTAGTTTGAAATCACACATGATGagtcacactggagaaaagccttataagtgtgatatttgttttaagcagtttactcaacCCGGTCTTTTGAAGTCACACACgatgactcacactggagaaaacccttacaagtgcgagatttgtCTTAAGCCATTTACTCAAGCCGGTCATTTTAAATCACATATCATGACTCACACTGGAGTAAATCTTCACagatgtgaaatttgtttgaagcagtttacTGCGGCAAGTGCTTTGAAAAGACACtcgagaatacacactggagaaaagccttacaagtgcaaaatttgttttaagcagtttactcaatCTAGTAATTTGAAATCACATGTGATGACTCACACAGGAGAAAGTCCGtacaagtgtgatatttgttttaagcCGTTTACTAAAACCAATAATTTAAAATCACATatgatgactcacactggagaaaagccttataagtgtgatatttgtttgaAACACTTTGCTCAGGCAattaatttgaaaacacatttgagaacacacactggagaaaaggcCTATACGTGTGACATTTGTCTCAAACAGTTTAGTCAAACCGGTCATTTGAAATCACATATGACGACTCATACTAAAGAAAACCTCACAGATGTATGA
- the LOC126887265 gene encoding zinc finger protein 235-like isoform X1, with protein MMKTPEHSSHEEEDLGRYIEERTLSKNMKVQAGNGPYTCAICLTPFTAACTLKSHMMTHTGERPYKCDTCLKQFTAPSVLKRHLRIHTGEKPYKCEICLKQFTEASYLKSHMMTHTGEKSYKCDICLKQFTHAGNLKLHIMTHTGEKPYKCDTCLKQFTAPSVLKRHLRIHTEEKPYKCEICLKQFTEASYLKSHMMTHTGEKSYKCDICLKQFTHAGNLKLHIMTHTGEKPYKCDICFKQFTHANIVKSHMMTHTGEKPYKCEICLKRFTQAGHFKSHIMTHTGVNPHRCEICLKQFTAASALKSHMMTHTGEKPYKCKICFKQFSQAGHLKLHMMTHTGDKPYKCEICLKQFTQAGPLRSHMMTHTGENAYKCEICLKQFTQAGHLKSHMMTHTGEKPYRCYICLKHFTQASNLKAHLRTHTREKPYRCEICFKQLTRADHLKSHMMTHTGNSLTDVKFV; from the coding sequence ATGATGAAAACACCTGAACATTCATctcatgaagaagaagatttgggTAGATACATTGAAGAAAGAACATTAAGTAAAAATATGAAAGTTCAAGCTGGAAATGGACCATACACATGTGCAATTTGTTTAACACCATTTACTGCAGCATGTACCCTGAAATCACATatgatgactcacactggagaaaGGCCTTATAAGTGTGATACTTGTTTGAAACAGTTTACTGCACCAAGTgttttgaaaagacatttgagaatacacactggagaaaagccttacaagtgcgagatttgtCTTAAGCAGTTTACTGAAGCCAGTTATTTGAAATCACATatgatgactcacactggagaaaagtcTTACAAATGTGACATTTGTCTTAAGCAGTTTACTCATGCCGGTAATTTGAAATTACATATAatgactcacactggagaaaagccttataagtgtgataCTTGTTTGAAACAGTTTACTGCACCAAGTgttttgaaaagacatttgagaatacatactgaagaaaaaccttacaagtgcgagatttgtCTTAAGCAGTTTACTGAAGCCAGTTATTTGAAATCACATatgatgactcacactggagaaaagtcTTACAAATGTGACATTTGTCTTAAGCAGTTTACTCATGCCGGTAATTTGAAATTACATATAatgactcacactggagaaaagccttataagtgtgatatttgttttaagcagtttactcatGCCAATATTGTGAAATCACATatgatgactcacactggagagaagccttacaagtgcgagatttgtCTTAAGCGATTTACTCAAGCCGGTCATTTTAAATCACATATCATGACTCACACTGGAGTAAATCCTCACagatgtgaaatttgtttgaagcagtttacTGCGGCAAGTGCTCTGAAATCACATatgatgactcacactggagaaaagccttacaagtgcaaaatttgttttaagcagtttagtcaggCTGGTCATTTGAAATTACATatgatgactcacactggagataagccttacaagtgtgaaatttgtttaaagcagtttactCAAGCCGGTCCTTTGAGGTCACACatgatgactcacactggagaaaacgcttacaagtgcgagatttgtCTTAAGCAATTTACTCAAGCCGGTCATTTGAAATCACATatgatgactcacactggagaaaagccttataggTGTTATATTTGTTTGAAGCACTTTACTCAGGCaagtaatttgaaagcacatttgAGAACACACACTCGAGAAAAGCCTTACAGGTGcgaaatctgttttaagcagcTTACTCGAGCCGACCATTTGAAATCACACATGATGACTCACACTGGAAACAGCCTCACAGATGTGAAATTTGTGTGA